In Thermodesulfovibrionales bacterium, the genomic stretch CGAGTTCCTTGAACTTCCTGATGGAAGGGAGGATCCGGGATTCCATCGAACCCACAGCCCTGTTGTATGAGCCGATGGCCTTTTCGAGATGGGAACCGAGACTCTCAAAATGTTTGGCAAGGGTGCTCATCCTCTCATAGAGTTCCTTGCCGAGAATACTCAC encodes the following:
- the rmuC gene encoding DNA recombination protein RmuC — encoded protein: VSILGKELYERMSTLAKHFESLGSHLEKAIGSYNRAVGSMESRILPSIRKFKELGVAGAEEIATLEQIDQTPRRLDFLAADSE